In Bacillota bacterium, a single window of DNA contains:
- a CDS encoding S-layer homology domain-containing protein: MIRRMKLLALTALAMIVIASPRAAGAPSLVDIDGHWAEGAIKSLVNMGVVEGYPDKTYRPESPVTRAEFAKIVSRAFGFAPSMDTGFRDMDGHWAEPFVSALDSAKVVTGYPDGTFQPSRNISRAEMVTMLARVAQLGEIGAADAATWVPSFRDVGVDHWAFRYVEIARRLDIIPLHFGLVFQPEQATTRAETAYMVKTLSDAQFARGTVTQISSTTQAVTIKNAAGDTQVIQVDPDTVIYRNGTATTLGSIKKNDTVFVVGTSYGIPRFVMAEGLVTKEDITRKVSSLTGGVLTPDQIDLISRGKWEEAREGMSPALVSRLTEMGLTTEEAQAILDQNWNRLPELGRERLSMALGDELGVAPELIAAVMDRDWESAKTYAQLEAAQILLSRLLKL; this comes from the coding sequence ATGATTCGGAGGATGAAGCTGCTCGCCCTCACAGCGCTGGCCATGATAGTCATCGCCAGCCCGCGCGCAGCGGGCGCCCCCTCGCTCGTTGACATAGATGGACACTGGGCAGAGGGGGCCATCAAGTCCCTGGTAAACATGGGGGTAGTCGAAGGCTACCCAGACAAGACCTACCGGCCCGAAAGCCCTGTCACCCGGGCGGAGTTTGCCAAAATCGTCTCTCGGGCATTTGGCTTCGCGCCCTCGATGGACACTGGGTTCCGCGACATGGATGGGCATTGGGCAGAGCCGTTCGTGTCCGCGCTCGACAGTGCCAAAGTGGTCACGGGCTACCCGGACGGCACCTTCCAGCCCTCTCGGAACATATCCAGGGCCGAGATGGTGACCATGCTCGCCCGCGTCGCTCAGCTGGGCGAAATCGGCGCAGCTGACGCGGCCACATGGGTCCCGAGCTTCCGGGACGTCGGAGTGGACCACTGGGCATTCAGATACGTGGAGATCGCGCGGAGGCTCGATATCATCCCGCTCCATTTCGGCCTGGTGTTCCAGCCTGAACAGGCCACCACCAGGGCTGAGACTGCCTACATGGTCAAAACCCTGTCCGACGCTCAGTTCGCCCGGGGAACGGTAACCCAGATCAGTTCGACCACGCAGGCCGTGACAATCAAGAACGCCGCCGGCGACACCCAGGTGATTCAGGTGGACCCGGACACTGTGATCTACCGAAACGGCACTGCCACGACCCTCGGGTCCATCAAGAAGAACGACACCGTCTTCGTGGTCGGCACAAGCTACGGCATACCCCGGTTTGTGATGGCCGAGGGGTTGGTGACGAAGGAGGACATCACCAGGAAAGTCAGCAGCCTGACAGGAGGAGTCCTCACTCCTGACCAGATCGACCTGATCTCCCGGGGCAAGTGGGAAGAGGCCAGGGAAGGCATGAGCCCCGCGCTGGTCTCCCGGCTCACAGAGATGGGCCTGACCACGGAGGAAGCCCAGGCGATCCTGGACCAGAACTGGAACCGCCTCCCCGAACTCGGCCGGGAGAGGCTCTCGATGGCACTCGGAGATGAACTCGGCGTCGCGCCTGAGCTGATAGCCGCAGTCATGGATCGCGATTGGGAGTCCGCCAAGACCTATGCCCAGCTCGAAGCGGCACAGATCCTCCTGTCCAGGTTGCTCAAGCTGTAG